A segment of the Mastacembelus armatus chromosome 7, fMasArm1.2, whole genome shotgun sequence genome:
GGGTGGATGAGGCTATGTCTGCAGTGTCACTGCATTGCACGTGCACACCAGAGTCTTGTTGTGCCAGGAGTGAAAAAACAAGATTCTTGACCAATTTTAATTCAGATGTAAATATGGGTGGTAGTAATTAACACATctgaacaacaaaacacagttttaataaatcATAACCCAAAACATTGAAggttttcataaaataaaacttacacatccacccatccattatctccatccatccatcatctatacccccttagtcctaaccagggtcccagggatcagctggagcctatcccagctctctttgggtgaaaggcaggggtccaccctggacaggtcaccagtccatcacagggccacatagagacaaacaacctcacacactcacactcactcctatgggcaatttagagtcaccaatcaacctgacatacatgtttttggactgtgggaggaaaccagagtacctggagaaaacccacacaagcacagggagaacatgcagactccacacagaaaggcccctgatgggtttcaaaccaggaaccttcctgctgtgaggcaacagtccTAACCAGTCATCCACCGTGCTGAAAAGTTACACATTATAGGAACAAATTCAGATATaaacttaaaacattttaaatatggcCATGTTTTTTCAGTAGAAACAATAGCCCGTCCTCGTCCACTCCACGTCGTTAGGTGGCGCTGTGGCTCCGTCAGCGTCCGCTTCAACAGCTCAGAAGGAAACATCGGGGAAGCGGCTTCCTGTGGCTCACATGCACGCAGCACCACAGTAGTGCAAGATGGATTCTTCGAAAAGCAATGAATCCACAACAAGTGGCCTTCAGGACCGTAATTCGGCTGTGGACGACGAGGAACAACCCGAGCTGTGTCCCGGGTTTAAAGACGTGGACGTTTTCGTTAAAGTAAGAGAAGAAGCCGAGCAGTCTATGCTAGCAGCTCAGCAACGTGGATGAGCCTGTTGGCTACGACCTGTAGACACGTTATACTAAAGTTAGATGATGGTAGAAAACATGCATCTGATCTTGTGTTTATTCAAGTGAGTCGTAGAAGGTAAGGTAATGTTTTTTGGTATTATAGGGAATTAGCTGCGGGTCTCAAGGTAAATGTTTATCTCATGCAGCGCTGCGAATAAATCAGTATATTCAGGTAATCAATCGATTGTGTCCATCGAGAGAAGACAGCAGTTATTTGGTGTTTTTACATCATCAGTTACCTATGCAGGAATAACCGTGGTATTATGAAAACCCCAATTTGATGATGCTTTTTAGATCGTACTGCTTTTGATTATAACTGGAAACTATTTTCTGGAGTAACATCTCAGCCTGTGTGTCTTCTGTAGTATGGGCTGGGTGCTGTATTATCAGCTACCAAAGCATCTGCCGGATTGCCTCAAGCTGGAGATGAGTATGATTTCTATCGGAGCTTCCCGGGCTTCCAGGAGTTCTGTGAGAGTCAAGGAGATAAACTCCTGCACTGGTGAGTCTCAATCAGACTTCAGTCCGTCTGCAAACACTTGCTCCCCTCGGCAGTGATTCACCTGAAAGCTCATGTCAGAAgctgtgcatcttctgtgtgtttgcaggtcaGGGTTCACCTTTACTGAAGTTAGACATCTGAATTTGCAGTTGTCAAGATGaacagtgttttaatgtgtcaCTGGGGAAAATCTTATTCTAGCAGTGTTGTATAACCCCGGTTTGTGCAGCACTACATGATCAGACCGCACACTCAGTCTATGATTGCTATGCTCGGTCTTTCCTgattacacataaacacatactgtTTAGATGTGACGTGTGAGGCATTTTTGCTGCCTACAAAGCAATTCAGTCTGGCCCTTAGACATGCAAAAAAGACTATGTATGCTGAGCACCCTGTCATTTGCTGTTTCTAACTAAGAGAAATTCATTCTTTTCACTGTGTTAGCATGAGTCAGATAATGCAACACCATGGCTGCAGATCTCACATGAGAGACCGGAACAAGCTGACAGGGCTGGAGGAGCGTTTTGATTTGGTTGTTGACTCAAATGACGTCATCCTTGAAAGAGCGGTACGGTCTGTAAGGTTTGGTGTTTTACAAGTTCCTTTTTAGATAATCTTTGCAAACCAACCAAGCTCTTGTGTCTGATTTCTAGGGGATTCTTCTTGATGAAGCTGAGGGGGTGAACAGAAGCCAACAGCCTGTCATGCCTGCAGGGTTTCAACCTCCCAAGATTGTTGTTTCCAGCTGGAATCGCAAGGTTAGTTAATTAACCTCTCAGCTCTTACACTGCAGGTGCCATTCTCTGCCCTTGGACCACACTCATTATGTTCCAGACCTGGCACAGAAACTCTTAAAGCACTGCAcggtctgttttttgttgtttttggtatATGTAGTAATAGTCACAGTGGTGCTTCACACGTTTGTAAACAATGTTTATACTGATCAGGGTTCAGGGTCCGGGATTCGCTCTGAGATGTTCCGACTACTCCATGCCAAGAATGTTGCAAGGCCTCAGCTGAAATTCAAAGAAAAAGTTGACAATAGCAACACACCATTTGTTCCCAAGATCTTCATCAAGCCCAATGCAGTAAAGCCTCTCCCTACTTGTAAGTTGTAAGACAACCTCTCATGTTCTTCTCATGTGTAGTATagcattcatttcatttctaagcttaaatattatttatatatatataattattattatttatttatttatttatttttttgcgtAGATTTCACCAACAAAAAAATACGTAAAGAGAGACCTGAAGATCTCGATGTACCGGCTGCCCTGGCTGACTTCATTCACCAGCAGAGAACTCAGGAACATGTTGATGACATGTAAGCCGTAACTCTTAtgttaacattttgatttttattatatctTGTTGTCCATTTAAACTAAAGATTGTGATCCATCTAGGTTTGCACATCCATACCAATATGAACTGGATCATCTTACAATACCAGAAAGCCTCCTGTCTAAACCAGAGATACAGGCAAGCTGTAGCAATCTGATGCATGATCCTGTTGTTGGGTAGGCCTGTGTCCAATCTCTTGTCTCTGGGTTGTTTTTAGATGTACAAACCAATTGTTGAGATAAAGTGCTCCTTCGTTGATGCCCTTGAAGACCTGGTTGCTCTGAATGAGAAGCTGTGCAAATTGTCTGAATTTGCAGTGGACCTTGAGGTAGATTAATTAAATATATGATTACAGCTATGAAAACCAAACATCAGATAGCATCTTTTGTGAGGCTAAAATGTTGTCATTAATGTACTAAATCAGTACTTTGGTAACTTTGAGGATGTTGTTTTGGGCTGTTGTCAGCTTTTTCTGTATAAGCAGATGGAGAAGTTTCGCTAACATACTTTTCTCCCTTGCAGCACCATTCCTATAGGAGTTTCCTAGGTCTCACCTGTCTGATGCAGATCTCCACCAGAGAGGAGGACTTCATCGTCGACACCTTGGAGCTCCGCAATGAGATGTACATCCTGAATGAGGCGTTCACTGACCCAGCTATTGTCAAGGTATCGGGACCATTAGGCAGTTCATCTGTTCCTGTATTCTGCCTTCTGACATTCTAAAGGGAAGATGAGATTACATGgtttattaattttgttttcaaaatgggCAACTGAATggactgtgtgggtgtttttaaTGGAAAGTTGCTTCTCTTTCACCATTGTTCAGCCCTGTTTAACAGtgatcatattttttttcaacagaACAGTGTTCTCTTTTCTGTGTCTAGCTGTGTGATCATATCCCCTAAGTCTAACTATAAAAAGGCATTAAAATGCCATCAAgggaatacatttttttaaacatatgcaATTAAAGTTTGCTTAAACTACCCTGTGAAGTGGTTGCATTGGAACCATCCaatcattttcttttgaaattaGGTAGTaacctgcacaaaaaaaaatatccaccAATGTTATAATGTTGAATTTATCAAGATTTCATTCTGAAACCTTTAAGACTGAATTTTTTTGAGGTGTTTCAGAACCTGATAGTTTTCAAACACGTTTAATAAAGTTGGTGGGTGTTCTGTGGTGTGCGTGGGAGCCACCATGATGCACTGTGGGGCACCTGTGAAAATGTACGGTGTGTAGGCTTGAGTTACAGAAAGCTCCTGTGAAAATAGTCCAAGTCAAAAAAATGTCACATGGTGTGTCCTCAGTTTTTTGggttctctgcttttttttaaatgaatcgGCGCATCATGAGAAAAGTTTCAACCGAATGTGCATTGTCTTTTGCTCAGGTATTTCATGGTTCTGACTCTGACATCGAGTGGCTTCAGAGGGACTTTGGCGTGTATGTCGTCAACCTTTTTGACACGCATCAGGCCAGCAGAGCTCTGAACCTGGCCAGACATTCTCTCGACCACCTGCTCAAACACTTCTGCAATGTGGACGCAGACAAACGCTACCAGCTGGCTGACTGGAGGATTCGGTAGGAAGTTCACTAAGGCATTTCATTCTTTATCCTGTTTGTTTAGGTTTAGTTTTGGCATAGAGTAAGTTTTCATAGGAAAATGCATCATGTGTTTAAGGATGTTTTGTACCAGTTGtctttaaaaactttattattGAGTTTGGGCAGATGAAGTGAAAACTGTTTCTTAACTCGGCCCTGTAGCCCCTTGCCAGATGAGATGGTGCAGTATGCCCAGACAGACACCCACTACCTACTGTACATCTACGACTGCATGAGGGCACAGCTCTTGGATTTTAACCACGGGCAGCCTGGCCTGCTGCAGAGTGTCTGGaacaaaagcaaagacattTCCCTGAAGGTGTGCACcaaaacacacttcacacaccATGATTAAATTGATAAATATACCTCTATACTCTTCTCTATCCAATTGttgcattattttctttatggcAAGGAAATTTAAAAGTATGAATGCAACCGTCTcatatattttctgacatttgccGTAATTCACCATGTAAACCCCCTTCTATACAGAAATATGTGAAGCCTATATACACAGAGGAGTCATACTTGGAGCTGCAGAGGAAGCAGAAAAAGTCTTTTAACACCCAGCAGCTCACTGCCTTCAGACTGCTGTTTGCCTGGAGGGACAAGCTTGCCAGGCAGGAAGATGAAAGCACTGGGTAGGCTGTTTGGAAATGGATGGTCTTGCTGTTCTGGAAATCTGCTAGAGCTGTTTCCTCATTTATAGTTGATGCCCAGCCAGGTTTTGCAACCCTCACAATTTTGTGTCAATGTCCCAGCTTTTCGCTCAGTTTTTATGTCTTCcttaacatgttttaatgtgatttgtgtgtttagATATGTCCTGCCCACTCATATGATGAGCAAGATATCTGAAGAGCTGCCAAAGTAAGTTGATTCGATTTCTCGCTTGAATTTTGATTTATGGTCAGTGTTTGTTCTTCTCTCTTCAGGGCAGgtaaatttagttttttatttattcataaccCCAGGCATGGTATTTTGTCTTATCTACTCAGAGAGCCTCAGGGCATCATTGCCTGCTGTAACCCTGTACCCCCGCTGGTGAGGCAGCAAGTCAATGAACTTCATCTGTTAGTGCAGCAAGCCAGAGAAATGCCTCTCCTTAAGGTGA
Coding sequences within it:
- the exosc10 gene encoding exosome complex component 10 is translated as MDSSKSNESTTSGLQDRNSAVDDEEQPELCPGFKDVDVFVKYGLGAVLSATKASAGLPQAGDEYDFYRSFPGFQEFCESQGDKLLHCMSQIMQHHGCRSHMRDRNKLTGLEERFDLVVDSNDVILERAGILLDEAEGVNRSQQPVMPAGFQPPKIVVSSWNRKGSGSGIRSEMFRLLHAKNVARPQLKFKEKVDNSNTPFVPKIFIKPNAVKPLPTYFTNKKIRKERPEDLDVPAALADFIHQQRTQEHVDDMFAHPYQYELDHLTIPESLLSKPEIQMYKPIVEIKCSFVDALEDLVALNEKLCKLSEFAVDLEHHSYRSFLGLTCLMQISTREEDFIVDTLELRNEMYILNEAFTDPAIVKVFHGSDSDIEWLQRDFGVYVVNLFDTHQASRALNLARHSLDHLLKHFCNVDADKRYQLADWRIRPLPDEMVQYAQTDTHYLLYIYDCMRAQLLDFNHGQPGLLQSVWNKSKDISLKKYVKPIYTEESYLELQRKQKKSFNTQQLTAFRLLFAWRDKLARQEDESTGYVLPTHMMSKISEELPKEPQGIIACCNPVPPLVRQQVNELHLLVQQAREMPLLKAEIAAQKKKGLTPIKKQEVMLFGPHDTSRVSESDLHRFSPGELPVKQGMLFSDEHRRDVDVQTTNGLIAPAKVTLFEETETKNDQKSLSVAQMKSIGIIESFENPFRMYLPSSDVHINKNSKFDPSSKIFEISKRWKLQSIEQQQRELEANRKAKEQAKKVAEERNKDKQGYQESLQNVATVRQQAAAESAKGGGKKRERVASEVGETTPKSSMKLMKLPEKPQTDLPPQDSFTPFDYSQSALRVFAGAKLKDNAQFDPNRQTHDFKKKKISKGQKSNFGAGNRSMSYLAGKSDRGFRHNWPKR